One Nitrosopumilus piranensis genomic region harbors:
- a CDS encoding thrombospondin type 3 repeat-containing protein: MPINPAFAAGDLDKDGVDDTVDLCPNLREDYVGAIDGCPSNFVPWYDEDFDGIEDHIDQCPTLKERYNGFQDEDGCPDFSPQGGKGGLPDSDGDGFVDTQDLCPNQPETFNGVLDRDGCPDDYGSGDRDRDGVLDAADKCPLNPETYNRFQDEDGCPDTKTDLAFADTDNDGIKDSLDLCPLEPEVFNDYRDTDGCPDVALDTTFSDKDGDGIADKFDICPNEPETFNRFADYDGCPDSAPSFVGSLNDADGDRIKDIDDACPLEPERYNGFQDEDGCPDIPPYSSDNDSDQDGIPNSIDQCPNVKETYNQFKDYDGCPDFVSDNKGTTDTDGDGIIDNNDLCPNQPETFNGVLDRDGCPDDYGSGDRDRDGVLDAADKCPLNPETYNNFQDEDGCPDSISGKSAFDFDGDGISDLTDKCPLKPETVNGYQDTDGCPDVAVLDSDGDGIRDDIDQCPSTAETWNRYNDHDGCPDNPSDADSDFDGILDSVDECPLDRERYNGYQDEDGCPDYPDFITSLDSDFDGILDSVDECPLNPETYNNFQDLDGCPDVVSDNKGTPDSDKDGINDYNDHCPNQPETFNGILDRDGCPDDYILSHDRDRDGIPDAIDACPSQKETWNKFQDDDGCPDTISKSFAVDSDNDGISDVKDQCPLVAENYNGFEDTDGCPDIDDKQPDSDGDGVPDVMDLCPTQNETWNRYVDYDGCPDEMPLGNMTSDSDGDGINDDVDLCPNLKETWNKYSDRDGCPDIVPEQSRYKHDLDLDDIINENDLCPLEPEDYDGDNDTDGCPDS; encoded by the coding sequence ATGCCTATTAATCCAGCATTTGCAGCAGGTGACTTGGATAAAGATGGTGTTGATGATACTGTTGATTTATGTCCCAATCTGAGAGAAGATTATGTAGGTGCAATTGATGGTTGTCCCTCAAACTTTGTTCCCTGGTATGATGAGGACTTTGATGGAATAGAAGATCATATTGATCAATGTCCAACTCTTAAGGAACGTTATAATGGATTCCAAGATGAAGATGGTTGTCCTGATTTTTCCCCTCAAGGTGGAAAAGGTGGATTGCCTGATTCTGATGGAGATGGATTTGTTGACACTCAAGATTTGTGTCCAAACCAACCTGAAACATTTAATGGTGTTTTAGATAGAGACGGCTGTCCTGATGATTATGGTTCTGGGGACCGTGATAGAGATGGTGTACTTGATGCAGCTGATAAATGTCCATTAAACCCAGAAACTTACAACCGATTCCAAGATGAAGATGGTTGTCCTGATACTAAAACTGATCTTGCTTTTGCAGATACAGATAATGATGGAATTAAAGATTCACTTGACTTATGTCCACTAGAGCCTGAAGTGTTTAATGATTATAGGGACACTGATGGTTGTCCTGATGTTGCACTTGATACTACATTTTCTGATAAAGATGGTGATGGAATAGCAGACAAATTTGATATTTGTCCTAACGAACCAGAAACTTTTAATCGATTTGCTGATTATGATGGATGTCCTGATTCTGCTCCATCATTTGTTGGTTCATTAAATGATGCAGATGGTGACAGAATAAAAGACATTGATGATGCTTGTCCTTTAGAGCCTGAAAGATATAATGGATTCCAAGATGAAGATGGATGTCCTGATATTCCTCCTTACTCAAGTGATAATGATTCAGACCAAGATGGTATTCCTAATAGTATTGATCAATGTCCTAACGTAAAAGAAACTTACAATCAATTCAAAGACTATGACGGTTGTCCAGACTTTGTTTCAGATAACAAAGGTACAACTGACACTGACGGTGATGGAATTATTGATAATAATGATTTGTGTCCAAACCAACCTGAAACATTTAACGGTGTTTTAGATAGAGACGGCTGTCCTGATGATTATGGTTCTGGGGACCGTGATAGAGATGGTGTACTTGATGCAGCTGATAAATGTCCATTAAACCCAGAAACTTACAATAACTTCCAAGACGAAGACGGTTGCCCTGATTCTATTTCAGGTAAATCTGCATTTGATTTTGATGGTGACGGTATTTCTGATTTAACCGACAAATGTCCTCTCAAACCTGAAACCGTAAATGGATATCAAGATACTGACGGCTGCCCTGATGTTGCAGTTCTAGATTCAGATGGTGATGGTATTAGGGATGACATAGATCAATGCCCTTCAACAGCTGAAACTTGGAATAGATATAATGATCATGACGGTTGCCCAGATAATCCATCTGATGCAGACTCTGATTTTGACGGTATTTTAGATTCAGTTGATGAATGCCCATTAGATAGAGAAAGATATAATGGATACCAAGACGAAGACGGCTGTCCTGATTATCCTGATTTTATTACTAGTTTAGATTCTGATTTTGACGGTATTTTAGATTCAGTTGATGAATGCCCATTAAACCCAGAAACTTACAATAACTTCCAAGACCTAGACGGCTGCCCTGATGTTGTATCTGATAACAAAGGTACTCCAGATTCAGATAAAGATGGAATTAATGATTACAATGATCATTGTCCAAACCAACCTGAAACATTTAATGGTATTCTAGATAGAGACGGCTGCCCTGATGATTACATCTTAAGCCATGACAGAGATAGAGACGGCATTCCTGATGCAATTGATGCATGTCCATCACAAAAAGAAACTTGGAATAAATTCCAAGATGACGACGGCTGCCCTGATACTATCTCTAAATCATTTGCAGTAGACTCTGATAATGATGGAATTTCTGATGTCAAGGATCAGTGTCCATTAGTTGCAGAAAATTATAATGGATTTGAAGATACTGACGGCTGCCCTGACATTGATGATAAGCAACCTGATTCAGACGGTGATGGTGTTCCAGACGTGATGGATTTGTGTCCAACACAAAATGAAACATGGAACCGTTATGTTGATTATGACGGCTGCCCTGATGAAATGCCACTCGGAAACATGACAAGTGACAGTGATGGAGATGGAATAAATGATGATGTTGATTTGTGTCCAAACCTTAAAGAAACTTGGAATAAATACAGTGATAGAGACGGTTGTCCTGATATTGTACCTGAACAATCAAGATACAAACATGATCTTGATCTAGATGACATTATCAATGAAAATGATTTGTGCCCACTTGAACCAGAGGATTATGACGGTGACAACGACACTGATGGATGCCCAGACTCTTAG